CTCGGTGACGTCGGTCAGGGTCACGTTCAGGCGCACCTTGGAGTTGACCTTCACCGGCTGGATAAAGCGCACGCTGTCCAAGCCGTAGTTGACGGCCATCTTCAAGCCATCGGGCACGATCAGGATATCCTCCATCAGCTTGGGCATCAGCGACAGCGACAGGAACCCGTGGGCGATGGTGCTGCCGAACGGCGTTTGCGCGGCCTTGACCGGGTCGACATGGATGAACTGATGATCGCCGGTGGCCTCGGCGAACAGGTTGATACGCGCCTGGTCGATGGTGAGCCATTCGGAACGTCCCAGTTCCTTGCCGACATAGTCTTTGAGCTGCGCTACGGGTACATAGGGCATTGCGTCTCTCCTTGGTTCATCGGTGCTGTTTTTTATGGGTTGCAGAGAACCAATGTAGATCATCATGGGCAACCAGCTCGGTCAACCCACCATGCTTTTGGCGAATGCCGAAGCATAGGGCGGGCATGCTTATAATGCGGGCGGGCTTTAAGGGGGGAGAACGGATGCTGTTACGCGGGCTGACATGGCTGGTGTTGTTTCAATTGATCGGCACGGCGATCAACCATTTGCTGCTGCCGGTACTGCCGGGGCCGATCATCGGCCTGCTGCTGATGCTGGGCTACCTGGTGTGGCGCGGCGAAGTCGGCGAGCCGTTGAGCCTGGCAGCCGGCAGCCTGTTGCGCTACTTGCCGTTGCTGCTGGTGCCGCCGGCGGTGGGGGTGATGGTGTATGCCAAGGACATTGCCGCCGACTTCTGGGCCATCGTCGGCGCGCTGGTGCTGTCGCTGGTGATCGCCATGGGCTTTGTCGGTGTGCTGATGCAGCACCTGGTCAAGCGCAAGGAGAAGGATCAATGATGGTCGACTGGCACGGCGCGTGGGTCGCAGTGATTCATCATCCCCTGTTCGGCATCGGCATCACCCTCGGTGCCTACCAACTGGTGCTGGCCGGTTTCGAGAAAACCCGCTGGATTTTCCTGCAGCCGGTGCTGGTGTCGATGCTGCTGGTGATCGGCGTGTTGCTCAGCTGCGGCCTGAGCTACGCCGAATACCGCAAAAGCACCGAGATCATGGGCATCCTGCTCGGCCCCGCGACGGTGGCCCTGGCGGTGCCGCTATATTTGAACCTGCGGCGGATTCGCCAATTGTTCTGGCCGATTTTTACTACGCTGGTGATAGGCGGCGTACTGGCAACCGGCCTGTGTGTCCTGCTGGGTTGGTGGTTCGGCGCTGAACACATGATGCTGATGACCATGGCGCCCAAGTCGGTGACCTCGCCGATTGCCATGCTGGTGGCCGAGCAGATAGGCGGCGTGGCCGCGTTGGCGGCGGTGTTTGTGCTGATCACCGGGGTGGTCGGCGCGATGATCGGTCCGGCGTACCTGTCGCGCCTGGGTGTGCACAGCCCCGAGGCACGCGGCATGGCCCTGGGCATGACCGCTCATGCCGTCGGCACCTCGGTGGCCCTGCAGGAAAGCGAAGAGTGCGGCGCCTTTGCAGCGCTGGCCATGAGTCTGATGGGCGTGGCCACGGCGGTGTCTTTGCCGCTGGCTGTGTCGGTGATTGTTTAAACCGGGTTTAAGGAAACCTTTATGAGTCTGGCGCTGTTCCCGCTCAATACCGTGCTGTTCCCTGGCTGCACCCTCGATTTGCAACTGTTCGAGGCGCGCTACCTGGACATGATCAGCCGCTGCATGAAAAAGGGCGAAAGCTTCGGCGTGGTGTGCATCCTCGATGGTCAGGAAGTGGGCATGGCCCCGGATGGCTACGCGCTGATCGGTTGCGAAGCGCTGATCCGCGACTTCAAACAGCAGGACAACGGCCTGCTGGGGATTCGCGTCGAAGGCGGGCGGCGCTTCCGGGTGCGCGACGCCGGCGTGCAGAAGGACCAACTGCTGGTGGCCGAGGTGCAATGGCTCGAAGAACTGCCGGACCAGCCGCTGGAAGAAGAGGACGCCGACCTGTTGGCCTTGCTCCAGGCCCTGGCCGAGCACCCGATGGTCGCCTCGCTGGACATGGGCGCGCACGCCGACGGCCAGCAAGCCCTGGGCAACCAGTTGGCGTATCTGCTGCCGTTTACCGAGGCCGACAAGATCGACCTGCTGCAACTCGACGACCCTCAGCAGCGGCTGGATGCTATCCAGATGCTGCTCGACGAGTTACAGGGCGAACTCTTCACTTAATAGGCATAGCGCAGCAGGGCGTGGGAGGTGCCGGTGAGGGCGATAAAGCCCAGCACCGCCACCAGCGTCGGAAGCAACAGCCACCACGTCTTTTGCGACATCGCCGGCAACGGGCTTCGATACTGGTTGAGGGTCAGGCTGAAGGCGCACACGGTCATTGCCAGCAGCGTGCCGGCCAGAATATCCGTAGGCCAATGCGCGCCGAGGTAAACCCGCGACAGCGCAATGAATGCTGCGGGAATGCAGCCCATCAGCATCCAGGTCAGGCGCAGCCGCGTGGGTTGCCCGCGACCGGCCAACACCGCCAGCGCCAGGAAAAACGCAAACGCCCCGGAGGCATGGCCGCTGGGCATGCTGAAACTGGTCAGCGGGTCTGTAAGAATTTCCGGGCGGCCCCGTGCGAAAAACAGCTTGGTGCCGGTGTTGATCAGCGCCGCTCCCGCCAGGGTGACGCCCACAAACACCGCATGCCGCCATTGCCGCGCCAGTAACAGCAGGCCGGTAAACACGGCGCTGGCGACAAACATCTTCTTGAACTCGCCCAGTTGGGTGATCCGCACCATCACCTCGTCCAGCCACGGGCTGCGATGCTCTTGCACCAGTGCGCTGAGGCCCTGGTCGAAGTCATTGAGGTGCGGGTAGCCGATAAACAAGGCGATCAAGAGCACCAGGCTGGCGCAACCGATCCACAGCGTGGTGCGGCGATGGCCACGCAGGCTGCTGTTCAAGCTCAGCCCCACGACCACCGCGAGGCAGGCGGCGACGATCCCCGCTTCCGGCCAGAAGCCTTCCGGCAACGGCAGGCGGAACGCGGCGCCGGTGGCCCAGCCCGGCAGCAGATAGGCCACCGACCAGCCGGCAGCGGCGAGGACGCTCACGGCGGCGAAACGCGGGAAGGGCATGTCGCACATGCCAGCCACCATCGGCAGCATCGGGCGCAAGGGGCCGATGAAGCGTCCTACCAGCAGGCTGGCGATCCCGTACTTGTGGAAGTAGGTCTCCGCGCCATTCATCCATTCCGGGTGATGACGCAGGCCCGGCAGGCGCCGAATGTTCTGATGGAAATGCCTGCCCAGGTAGTAGGAAACCCCGTCGCCCAATAACCCCCGAGGAACCCCAGTAACAGGGTTTCACTCAAGGACAGCGCCCCACTGCCGGCCAGCGCCGCAATGGCAAACAGCAATACCGTGCCGGGCACGATCAGCCCGGCAATGGCCAGGCATTCCACGCACGCGACGATAAATACCGCGACCGCCAGCCATTGCGGGTTCAGGGTCAGCCAGCCGGTGATGCTATCGAGCCATTGGCCCATAAAACGTCACTCCATCTATGTAATGCGAATTCTGAGTCAGCGAAGTTCCACTGTGGAATTGCTGTGCTGCCGGTCTCTGTGTTCAATCAAATAAAAAATAATCGCGACCTTCGACCTGGCCTCGGCGCAGCGGGTTCCGCGTGCAATAGGGCGCATAGCCAGCATCGACGAAGCGGTACATCAGATGCTCATCGCGCCCACTGGGAATGCCCAGGCGAGTGGTCTGAATAATCTGAGTGGGTGCCTGGCCCACGTCTTCGACGTAAAGCAATTTCTGATCGAAACGCTTGGCGTCCCACATCGGCACTTTCAAACCCAGGGCTTTGCACAGCAGGGTCTGGCCGGCGCAGAGTTTATGCGAGGGGCGCGGGTGGCCATTGGCGTCCGGGTTGTTCAGCAGCATCTGCGCCAGGCTGGCCGGCCCGGAGATTTCATCGACCCAGGGATAAGCCGATTTGATCAGAACGGCGTTGCCCGGGCCGTGGGCGCTGAAGTTCAGCGAATCACCGCCACGGGCGTAGTACATGTAGATGTGTCCGCCATCCAGAAACAAAGCCTTACGCTTTTCTGTGTAGCCGAGTGAGGCGTGGCTGCCTTTTTCGGCCACGTAATAGGCTTCGGTTTCGATAATTCGCGCTGAAAGCCAGATATCGCCGACACGATGGCGTATGACTTTTCCGAGCAATTCGCGCGCGAGTAATTGTGCATCGCGGTCGAAGAAGCCGTCGGGCAGGGCGCTGGCGGGAAGTTGCGGGGTAAAACCGGACATGGCGATCAGGGTTATTACGGCTAAATGTGACGGAATAATAACAACTCCCACCTTAATTACCGCTGAACCCCAGGTTTTTACAGTTCATTTCGACCATCCGCCCCTCACCGCTGTCAGTCGGGCGGCGTCACAGCTATAATCTGCCGCTTTCCTCTTTGCCAAGACTCCCTGACCATGACTGAGTCCGTTCTTGACTACATGACCCGCCTGGGTCGCGCTGCCCGTCAGGCCTCGCGGTTGATCGCCCGTGCGAGCACCGCGCAGAAGAACCGTGCCTTGCTGGCTGCCGCCGACGCTCTGGATGCTTCGCGCTCCGAGTTGACCGCCGCCAACGAACTGGACCTGGCCAACGGCCGCGCCAATGGCCTGGAACCGGCCTTGCTGGATCGCCTGGCGCTGACTCCGGCGCGTATCGACGACATGATCGAAGGCTTGCGTCAGGTGGCCAAACTGCCTGACCCCATCGGTGAAATCCGCGACATGCGTTACCTGCCGTCCGGCATCCAGGTCGGCAAGATGCGTGTGCCGCTGGGCGTGATCGGCATCATCTATGAGTCGCGCCCGAACGTGACCATCGACGCCGCGAGCCTGTGCCTCAAGTCGGGCAACGCGACCATCCTGCGTGGCGGTTCCGAGGCGATCAATTCCAACCGTGCCATTGCCGCCTGCATTCAGCAGGGCCTGGCCGTGGCCGAGTTGCCGGCCGAAGTGGTGCAGGTGGTGGAAACCACCGACCGCGCCGCCGTTGGCGCGCTGATCACCATGCCGGAGTTCGTCGACGTGATCGTGCCGCGTGGTGGCAAGAGCCTGATCGAACGCGTGAGCCGCGATGCCAAGGTCCCGGTGATCAAGCACCTGGACGGCGTGTGCCACGTGTACATCGACATCGCTGCCGATATCGACAAGGCGATCCGCATCGCCGACAACGCCAAGACCCACCGCTACGCCCCGTGCAACACCATGGAAACCCTGTTGGTGCACGCCGGCATTGCCGAGCGCGTGCTGCCGCCGCTGGCTGCCATCTACCGTGACAAGGGCGTGGAGCTGCGTGGTTGCGAGCGTACCCGTGCGCTGCTGGGTGCGGACGTGATCGAGGCGACCGAGCTGGACTGGTACACCGAATACACGGCGCCGATCCTGTCGATCAAGATTGTCGACGACCTGGACGAAGCCATCGAACACATCAACACCTACGGCTCCAAGCACACCGACGCTATTGTTTCCGAGCATTTCAGCGATGCCCGGCGTTTCCTCAACGAAGTGGATTCCGCTTCGGTGATGGTCAACGCCTCGACGCGTTTTGCCGACGGCTTCGAGTATGGCCTGGGGGCGGAGATCGGTATTTCCACCGACAAGCTCCACGCCCGCGGCCCGGTGGGCCTGGAAGGCCTGACCAGCGAGAAATACGTGGTGTTCGGCGATGGTCATGTGCGCACTTGATGGCTAAACGCATCGGGCTGCTCGGCGGTACCTTCGACCCCGTGCACATCGGCCATTTGCGCAGTGCCCTGGAAGTCGCGGATGCCCTCGCGCTGGATGAGTTGCGCCTGATCCCCAATTTCCGGCCGCCGCACCGTGATACCCCGCAGGTCTCACCGCAGCAACGCCTGGAAATGGTGCGCCTTGCCGTTACCGGCATACCGCCGCTGGTGGTGGACGATCGCGAGCTCAAGCGCGATAAACCGTCCTACACTGTGGACACCCTGGAACTGATGCGCGCCGAACTGGCCGCAGATGACCAGTTGTTTTTGCTTTTGGGCTGGGACGCATTTTGCGGCCTGCCCTCTTGGCATCGCTGGGAGGAACTCCTCCAGCATTGCCACATCCTGGTTTTGCAACGCCCGGATGCCGACAGCGAACCGCCGGATGCCTTGCGCAACCTGCTGGCTGCGCGGTCGGTAAGTGACCCCTTGGCCCTGACCGGGCCGAACGGGAATATTGCATTCGTCTGGCAGACCCCGCTTGCGGTGTCCGCCACCCAGATCCGTCAACTGCTGGCCAGCGGGAAGTCGGTACGTTTCCTGGTGCCTGACGCGGTCCTGGCCTACATCGATGCGCACGGGCTTTACCGTGCGTCGAACTGAAAAGGCGCGCTTGAACGCACGAACACTCGTGCAGCAAGCGCCCGAACATATGAGCAAAACGAGTTTTTTATGACGAACAAAGACGTAAGCAAAGTTAAACGCAAAGGCACGTTCAAAAGCGCGCCACTGCCGGTCGAAGCCCACGTTGGCCCGGAACTGGCCGGTGAAGAGCTGGTAAAAGTTGCCGTTGCTGCGCTGGAAGACGTGAAGGCCCAGGACATCCAGGTCCTGGACGTACGCGACAAGCAGAGCATCACCGACTTCATGATCATCGCCACCGGTACCTCCAACCGCCAGATCGGCGCGATGCTGGACAAGGTTCGCGAAGCCGTCAAAGCCCAGGGCGTGAAGCCACTGGGTGAAGAAGGCAAGGGCGACAGCGATTGGGTGCTGCTGGACATGGACGACGTGATCGTTCACATGATGACCTCCAACGCCCGCCAGTTCTACGACCTGGAGCGTCTGTGGAAAGGCGCCGAGCAGAGCCGTGCCGCTGATGGCAAGCACCACAGCCCGGAAGTGGGCCACGCGCACTTCGACAAGCTGAACAAAGACCAGGAATAAGGAACGGCTGTGCGCCTGCGTCTGATTGCTGTCGGTTCACGCATGCCCAAGTGGGTGGAAGAAGGCTGGCACGAGTATGCCAAGCGTCTGCCCGCTGAGCTTTCGCTGGAACTGGTAGAGATACCGCTCAACACCCGGGGCAAGAATGCCGACGTGGCGCGCTTTATCCGTCAGGAAGGCGAAGCCATGCTGGCCAAGGTCGGCCCCAACGAGCGCATCGTCACCCTGGAAGTGCACGGCAAACCCTGGAGCACCGAGCAGTTGGCGGTGGAACTGGATCGCTGGCGCCTGGATTCGCGTACGGTCAACTTCATGGTCGGCGGCCCCGAAGGGCTGGCGCCGGAAGTCTGTGCGCGAGCAGATCAGCGTTGGTCGTTGTCGGCGCTGACGTTGCCGCACCCGTTGGTACGGATTCTGATCGGTGAACAGCTGTATCGCGCCTGGACAGTTCTGTCCGGGCACCCTTACCACAAATAATCTGCGCCCCTCCCGATGACCCAGCCGATCCGCATCAAGGACCACGAGAAAGACGCACGTCTTGTACGCGCTCGCGTGGTATTTGGTGCGTTTCTGGTGGTCGGGTTGATCGGCGTGCTGATTGCGCGCCTGTATTTCCTGCAGGTGATCCAGTACGACTATCACTCCACACTGTCGGAAAACAACCGGGTGCATGTGCAGCCGATTCCACCGACCCGTGGGCTGATTTTCGACCGCAATGGCGTGGTGGTGGCGGATAACCGGCCCAGCTTCAGCCTGAGCATGACCCGCGAGCGTTCCGGCGACTGGCAGCAGATCCTCGATGTGATCGTCGAAGTGCTGCAGCTGACCCCTGAAGACCGGGTGATCTTCGAAAAGCGCATGAAGCAGGGGCGCCGGCCCTTCGAGCCGGTGCCCATCCTGTTCGAGCTGACCGAAGAACAGATCGCGCGGATCGCGGTGAACCAGTTCCGTCTGCCGGGTGTGGAAGTGGTGGCGCAGTTGGTGCGCCATTACCCGCAAGGGCCGCACTTTGCCCACTCTGTCGGCTATATGGGGCGCATCAACGAGAAAGAGCTGAAAAGCCTCGATCCGGTCAACTACAGCGGCACCCACCATATCGGCAAAACCGGGATCGAGCGTTTCTACGAGCCCGAACTCCACGGCCAGGTGGGTTACGAAGAGGTCGAGACCAACGCCCGCGGTCGCGTGTTGCGGGTGCTCAAGCGGACCGACCCGGTGCCTGGCAAAGACATTGTGCTAAGCCTGGACATCAAGTTGCAGGAAGCGGCCGAGATGGCCCTGGGCGGTCGACGTGGCGCTGTAGTGGCACTGGACCCGAAAACCGGTGAAGTGCTGGCGATGGTCAGCCAGCCGAGTTTCGACCCCAACCTGTTCGTGACCGGGATCAGCTTCAAGGCTTACGCCGAGCTGCGTGATTCCATCGACCGGCCGCTGTTCAATCGGGTGCTGCGTGGCCTGTATCCGCCGGGGTCGACCATCAAGCCGGCCGTGGCGATTGCCGGCCTGGACGCGGGCGTGGTCACGGCCTCCAGCCGTGTGTTCGACCCGGGCTACTACATGCTGCCCAACTACGATCACAAATACCGTAACTGGAACCGCACCGGTGACGGCTATGTCGATTTGGACACCGCGATCATGCGCTCCAACGACACCTATTTTTACGATCTGGCCCATAAGCTTGGTATCGACCGCTTGTCTGCCTATATGGGCAAGTTCGGCCTGGGGCAGAAAGTCTCCCTGGACATGTTCGAAGAATCCCCTGGCCTGATGCCGTCGCGCGAATGGAAGCGTGCGACCCGCCGGCAGGCGTGGTTCCCGGGCGAAACCCTGATCCTGGGGATTGGCCAGGGTTATATGCAAGCCACGCCATTGCAACTGGCACAGGCCACGGCGTTGGTGGCCAACAAAGGTATCTGGAACCGCCCGCACTTGGCCAAGACCGTCGAAGGCGAGCGGCCTGTGGATGAAAACCCGATTCCTGACATTGTGCTGCGCGACCCGTCCGACTGGACCAAGGTCAATCACGGCATGCAGCAAGTGATGCATGGTGCCCGGGGTACCGCACGCAAGGCGGCGGTCGGCGCGCAATACCGGATTGCCGGCAAAAGTGGTACGGCCCAGGTGGTCGCGATCAAGCAGGGCGAAAAATACGACCGCTCCAAGGTTCAGGAGCGCCACCGTGACCACGCCTTGTTTGTCGGCTTTGCCCCGGCTGATGACCCGAAAATCGTGGTCGCGGTGATGGTCGAAAACGGCGAGTCCGGCTCCGGCGTCGCGGCGCCCGTGGTGCGCCAAGTGATGGACGCCTGGCTGTTGGCCGACGACGGCAGGCTCAAGCCCGAATATGGCGGCCCCCCTTCAAGCACCACCGAGGTTACGGCCAGTGAAGAGTAATTTTGACCGCATCCTCTCCAGCGAGGATGTGATGCGTCGCCGCGCGACGTTATTGCAGCGCATGCACATTGATGGCCCGTTGCTGATCCTGCTGCTGACCCTGGCGGCCGGCAGCCTGTTCGTGCTGTATTCGGCCAGCGGCAAGGACTGGGACCTGCTGATCAAGCAGGCGTCCTCGTTCGGCCTGGGCCTGTTGTCGATGGTGGTGATCGCCCAGCTGGAGCCGCGTTTCATGGCGCGCTGGGTGCCGCTCGGGTATGTCGCCGGGGTGTTGCTGCTGGTGGTGGTGGACGTGATGGGCCACAACGCCATGGGCGCGACCCGCTGGATCAATATTCCGGGGGTGATTCGCTTCCAGCCGTCGGAATTCATGAAGATCCTGATGCCCGCGACCATCGCCTGGTACCTGTCCAAACGCACCTTGCCGCCGCAGCTCAAGCACGTTGGGATCAGCCTCATATTGATCGGCGTGCCCTTTATCCTGATCGTGCGCCAGCCCGACCTTGGCACCTCGCTGCTGATTCTGGCGGGCGGTGCATTCGTGCTGTTTATGGGTGGTTTGCGCTGGCGCTGGATCCTCAGCGTGCTGGCCGCCGCCGTGCCGGTGGCCGTGGCCATGTGGTTCTTCTTTATGCACGACTACCAGAAGCAACGGATCCTGACCTTCCTCGACCCCGAGAGCGACCCGCTGGGCACCGGCTGGAACATCATCCAGTCCAAGGCCGCCATCGGTTCCGGCGGAGTATTTGGTAAGGGCTGGTTACTGGGCACCCAGTCGCACCTGGACTTTTTGCCCGAGAGCCACACCGACTTCATTATTGCGG
The genomic region above belongs to Pseudomonas poae and contains:
- the mrdA gene encoding penicillin-binding protein 2, which encodes MTQPIRIKDHEKDARLVRARVVFGAFLVVGLIGVLIARLYFLQVIQYDYHSTLSENNRVHVQPIPPTRGLIFDRNGVVVADNRPSFSLSMTRERSGDWQQILDVIVEVLQLTPEDRVIFEKRMKQGRRPFEPVPILFELTEEQIARIAVNQFRLPGVEVVAQLVRHYPQGPHFAHSVGYMGRINEKELKSLDPVNYSGTHHIGKTGIERFYEPELHGQVGYEEVETNARGRVLRVLKRTDPVPGKDIVLSLDIKLQEAAEMALGGRRGAVVALDPKTGEVLAMVSQPSFDPNLFVTGISFKAYAELRDSIDRPLFNRVLRGLYPPGSTIKPAVAIAGLDAGVVTASSRVFDPGYYMLPNYDHKYRNWNRTGDGYVDLDTAIMRSNDTYFYDLAHKLGIDRLSAYMGKFGLGQKVSLDMFEESPGLMPSREWKRATRRQAWFPGETLILGIGQGYMQATPLQLAQATALVANKGIWNRPHLAKTVEGERPVDENPIPDIVLRDPSDWTKVNHGMQQVMHGARGTARKAAVGAQYRIAGKSGTAQVVAIKQGEKYDRSKVQERHRDHALFVGFAPADDPKIVVAVMVENGESGSGVAAPVVRQVMDAWLLADDGRLKPEYGGPPSSTTEVTASEE
- a CDS encoding glutamate-5-semialdehyde dehydrogenase; this translates as MTESVLDYMTRLGRAARQASRLIARASTAQKNRALLAAADALDASRSELTAANELDLANGRANGLEPALLDRLALTPARIDDMIEGLRQVAKLPDPIGEIRDMRYLPSGIQVGKMRVPLGVIGIIYESRPNVTIDAASLCLKSGNATILRGGSEAINSNRAIAACIQQGLAVAELPAEVVQVVETTDRAAVGALITMPEFVDVIVPRGGKSLIERVSRDAKVPVIKHLDGVCHVYIDIAADIDKAIRIADNAKTHRYAPCNTMETLLVHAGIAERVLPPLAAIYRDKGVELRGCERTRALLGADVIEATELDWYTEYTAPILSIKIVDDLDEAIEHINTYGSKHTDAIVSEHFSDARRFLNEVDSASVMVNASTRFADGFEYGLGAEIGISTDKLHARGPVGLEGLTSEKYVVFGDGHVRT
- the nadD gene encoding nicotinate-nucleotide adenylyltransferase translates to MAKRIGLLGGTFDPVHIGHLRSALEVADALALDELRLIPNFRPPHRDTPQVSPQQRLEMVRLAVTGIPPLVVDDRELKRDKPSYTVDTLELMRAELAADDQLFLLLGWDAFCGLPSWHRWEELLQHCHILVLQRPDADSEPPDALRNLLAARSVSDPLALTGPNGNIAFVWQTPLAVSATQIRQLLASGKSVRFLVPDAVLAYIDAHGLYRASN
- a CDS encoding DNA-3-methyladenine glycosylase; this translates as MSGFTPQLPASALPDGFFDRDAQLLARELLGKVIRHRVGDIWLSARIIETEAYYVAEKGSHASLGYTEKRKALFLDGGHIYMYYARGGDSLNFSAHGPGNAVLIKSAYPWVDEISGPASLAQMLLNNPDANGHPRPSHKLCAGQTLLCKALGLKVPMWDAKRFDQKLLYVEDVGQAPTQIIQTTRLGIPSGRDEHLMYRFVDAGYAPYCTRNPLRRGQVEGRDYFLFD
- a CDS encoding LrgB family protein, translating into MMVDWHGAWVAVIHHPLFGIGITLGAYQLVLAGFEKTRWIFLQPVLVSMLLVIGVLLSCGLSYAEYRKSTEIMGILLGPATVALAVPLYLNLRRIRQLFWPIFTTLVIGGVLATGLCVLLGWWFGAEHMMLMTMAPKSVTSPIAMLVAEQIGGVAALAAVFVLITGVVGAMIGPAYLSRLGVHSPEARGMALGMTAHAVGTSVALQESEECGAFAALAMSLMGVATAVSLPLAVSVIV
- the rlmH gene encoding 23S rRNA (pseudouridine(1915)-N(3))-methyltransferase RlmH, which encodes MRLRLIAVGSRMPKWVEEGWHEYAKRLPAELSLELVEIPLNTRGKNADVARFIRQEGEAMLAKVGPNERIVTLEVHGKPWSTEQLAVELDRWRLDSRTVNFMVGGPEGLAPEVCARADQRWSLSALTLPHPLVRILIGEQLYRAWTVLSGHPYHK
- a CDS encoding CidA/LrgA family protein produces the protein MLLRGLTWLVLFQLIGTAINHLLLPVLPGPIIGLLLMLGYLVWRGEVGEPLSLAAGSLLRYLPLLLVPPAVGVMVYAKDIAADFWAIVGALVLSLVIAMGFVGVLMQHLVKRKEKDQ
- a CDS encoding LON peptidase substrate-binding domain-containing protein translates to MSLALFPLNTVLFPGCTLDLQLFEARYLDMISRCMKKGESFGVVCILDGQEVGMAPDGYALIGCEALIRDFKQQDNGLLGIRVEGGRRFRVRDAGVQKDQLLVAEVQWLEELPDQPLEEEDADLLALLQALAEHPMVASLDMGAHADGQQALGNQLAYLLPFTEADKIDLLQLDDPQQRLDAIQMLLDELQGELFT
- a CDS encoding MaoC family dehydratase, yielding MPYVPVAQLKDYVGKELGRSEWLTIDQARINLFAEATGDHQFIHVDPVKAAQTPFGSTIAHGFLSLSLMPKLMEDILIVPDGLKMAVNYGLDSVRFIQPVKVNSKVRLNVTLTDVTEKKPGQWLLKATATLEIEGQEKPAYVAESLSLYFV
- the rsfS gene encoding ribosome silencing factor is translated as MTNKDVSKVKRKGTFKSAPLPVEAHVGPELAGEELVKVAVAALEDVKAQDIQVLDVRDKQSITDFMIIATGTSNRQIGAMLDKVREAVKAQGVKPLGEEGKGDSDWVLLDMDDVIVHMMTSNARQFYDLERLWKGAEQSRAADGKHHSPEVGHAHFDKLNKDQE
- the rodA gene encoding rod shape-determining protein RodA yields the protein MRRRATLLQRMHIDGPLLILLLTLAAGSLFVLYSASGKDWDLLIKQASSFGLGLLSMVVIAQLEPRFMARWVPLGYVAGVLLLVVVDVMGHNAMGATRWINIPGVIRFQPSEFMKILMPATIAWYLSKRTLPPQLKHVGISLILIGVPFILIVRQPDLGTSLLILAGGAFVLFMGGLRWRWILSVLAAAVPVAVAMWFFFMHDYQKQRILTFLDPESDPLGTGWNIIQSKAAIGSGGVFGKGWLLGTQSHLDFLPESHTDFIIAVMGEEFGLVGICALLLIYLLLIGRGLVITAQAQTLFGKLLAGSLTMTFFVYVFVNIGMVSGLLPVVGVPLPFISYGGTSLVTLLSAFGVLMSIHTHRKWIAQV